CACCCTGCAAAATCCTGCCCGGGATGGAGTAACCCCCGGCAAGAAGGCACCTGCTTGGGGCAACCATGCACAGCATCCCCACCCTGCACAGTGACAGGAGAcgaggcaacaggcacaagcTGCAATAAGGGAAATTTTGATGGGACTTCAGGAGAAAAAGTACTCCCCCTGAGGGTGGCACAGCCCGGGGAGAGAGCCCCAGCAAGGGAGGGTGGCAACCCCATCCTTGGAGATTCTCTTAACCCAGCTGGACAAGGTCCCAAGCTGTGGAGCTGGCCCTGCACTGAGCAGGAGATGGACCAAGCACACCAGTGATCCCTTCTAGCTTATATCTTTCTACGCTTCATGCAGCAGGATCCCTGCAAAGGTCTGCACAGGTCCCCATGTGGCATCTGAAGGTAAGGAGGCAGCGAGCTTGTTCTGCCAGCCTGTGGACCGAGATCTGGCAGGACTTTGCACATTCTCCACTCCGAGTCCACCACCAACATcccagcagcccagcccagcgAAACCTAACCTCCCTGGACACTTTGGGCTTCTGCAGGAAGTGGGACCAGGACCCACGGCTCTCCCCCTGCCTGTACTACATCAATGCTGCTGATTTCCGCTGCCCACTACTCCTCAGGCCCTGCTGAGCCCACTGGGAGCTGTACACACACCGAAAGAGGGAAACAGTGCTTTACTGGAGCATGTCCTGCCCCACAGACAACAAAGGCTTCTCCAGACACCCTGCCAGATCCCCCTGCATCCGGCCCAGCTCTTCCATGGGCAGAAGAACTGAAGCTCTGCACCTCTTTATTGTCCTCAAGCTGTCCCTGAGCTGCTGAGCCCAGCCAGCAGGTTGGAGGGTGCAGAGGTACCAGCTGCGTGAGCAGGATGCATCAGTGCTCAGGACTGGGGCACACATGGCAGATGTACAGCACGAGGGTTTTGTGCAGACACGAATGTGTCCAGAATGAGACATGATCATGGCCCAGCTCAGGAGAAAGAAGGGGACAAGGAACaccacaggcagcagcacaggagacCTCCTACCAGTTTCtagaagtgggaaaaaaatgggaaaataagaGGTGATGCCATGGATCCAGACCAGAGAGCTGATCTCTGAGAAGTCAAGCAGCACCAAGACACAGGTTCTTCCAACCACAGAGCAAAGAGTGTATTAGGGTATCTCCCTCCCTTTTCCATGGACAAGACACAGCACTGGACCGTGAGCAAGAGGCACCACCTGCACGTTGGGCATTGTATTGGCACCTGTGTGGGCCCATGGTCCTGAACttgccttcctctccttccctcccaaaGTGATAATTGTCCCTTCCAGCAATGAAGGATATTCACACAGAGCAGCACAACACACCCAGCCCCACTGGCTCAGGAGTCCAGCTTGATGAAGACTTTGGGCCTCGAGAAAATTTTGATGGCCTCTTCTATCTGGGAGAGCTTCCTTTCCAGCTCTATCCGCCTCTTCTGCATGCTGAGGGTGTCTGCGCGCACTGGTAGCATCACCAGGTCCTTTATCAGCTGCTCCTGGcctgtgaaaaaacaaaacccagaaaaaatcAAGTTGTCTAAGTGGAAGAGCAAAGAAATCCATCCTTTGCCTAATGCTATGACCTTATCCTCAGTCATGAAAACGGTGGCAGCACAGGACTTAGAATACCCATCCTTCTATTCAAAGCTCAGCTGGATGAGGGCCTGAGTGACCTGCTCCAGCGTTGAAGAACCAAcggttggactagagacctctgaaggtcccttccaaccaaaatCTTTCTATCATTTTAAGAGCAATATTAACCCTAACATCAGGTCTACCAGACAAGCCTGCTACAGAGAGCCAGTCCTGTAATGTGCAGGTCCCACCAACCTGAAGGAGATTGCTCTTTCCATGCACACAGCTCACATCCCAGCTATGTGCCTTATTCCAGGCAACTCTCCAAGCGGCAGGAATCTGTGCCCCAGAACTCTCTTCTCCCTAATCCTGGCTAGGATTGCCTGTTTTTCTGAGGTAGAAtccccatttctttttctcttactCTGCTTCAGATTGCTGAGGGTCTCCAGCCGCTGGCCCTCCGGCATCATGGTATGACCAGGTGGCGTGTCAGGATCTGGCAGGTTTCGCAGCCGCTCCTCCATCTGTCTGCGCCACAGCTCCTTCCTCTCCAGCAGGCTGGCAAGGCAAACAAAAGCCCGTGTCAGCACATCTGGCAGGAGAGGTCACCCAGGGatgcaggcagaggcaggaatCGAGCCCTTCCAACCCCACTAGTCTCCACATCACTGCCTGAGGACCACAGAGACCCACCCTGCTGGCACATGCCATTGCCATGGAGGGATACACCCGGGTTTAGCGCGCATGCATGGACTAGCAAACACACTCCACATGGACTGAAGGGCTGCTGGAAGACACACCGTGAGGCCAACATGAGTTCCTCAGAGACAAGGGCTTCTGTGCCTTGTTTCTGGCCCTGGCCACAGAGTCCTCTCAAAACCAGCTGTGGGCCAGTGATGCAGTGAAGTTGGACAAAGTGGCTCACAGCCAGGGATACTGGCAGGGAAcagcaggcacagcagagaGCCAAAGGACTGACACCATGGTCAGTCCTAGGATAGGGTCACCCAGGAACTGTTTTCCGTTCTGAATTCCAAAATGCAAGTCACTAGTTGGATGTTCCTCAGACTCCGGGTCCAAAGCAGGGTGAACACTTGGGAGGCAGAACAAGCCATCTGCCTCTCCAAAACCAGACCTTTTAATACTGAAGCTATGTCATGTGGAGCAAGGCTTACAAAGGGGCAGGAGCACATTTCTCAGAGCACACAGAGCATGCTCATGCCAGCATCATGGTACGACAGCAAGCAAGGGAGGAGGAGACAAAATTCTTTCTAAGCCCAGTCACAGTGGCTATGGGGATACTTGTTAAGTCAAGAAACCAGGAGGGACTGCATTTATTTGCCAGGCCACAGTAAATCACACTGCTCGCATATGGCGAGAGCACCTCTGTCCCCAGACCCCCGTCCTTCTACGCAGAAGCTGGGAGACGTGGTGAAGGGAAGTGGGCTTGTTACAGAAAGTCCCGTGGACCAGAGAGGGGCATACGTACTACTGGGGAATGTGGCCCTTTTGATTGGTGTTGTACTCCTCCTGCTCCCGGTGCCTCTGttccagcagctcagccagcgCCTGCAGGGACTGGGAGCGTCGCAGTGGGGCCCGCTTGGCGTTGCGGGCATTGTGCTTAATGAAGTCAATGCTTTTGCCCTCCACCTGCatctggaagaagagaaagggaggcagcaggggcCATCTCGGCACAcgcacacaggcacacacaagGGACAAAGCAAAGAGGCACCCACAAAAGATATAGAATTGCAGGTGTACTACAACAGGACGGGCCTACCCTCAGTCCATCCCATCTCAGGAGTCAGGGAGACAGGCAGAAGCTATGGCTGTGTTTTGAGAAGAAATAATTTGCCAGAATAAGTGCCAGAAACCCTTGGGGTGCCATGGTTTGCCTGGCACCGAAAGCCAGGCAAAACCTAAACCCCACCTTTTTGAGGTCCCCAAGCTGACCTCCTCAAAGCCAGAAGGACAGGAAGAACCGGGCTTAACATAGTCCACGAGTCTCCTACTGCTGTGTTTGGAGCCCATCAGAGCAAATAGAaggtcagggaaaaaaaatggtcgGGCCCTTGCCAGACCAGTAAATGCAACAGAGCCCCTGGCAGAGCAGGAACTTAGCTAGTCCTTGGGGGCATTTCCCCAGAGACAGCACCCTCTATCACAGCTCCTCTGATGGTCAAGACAGAGTAGAAGGTTGCTGGGTTTGagtttaaagttttcttttcttggttttctccCTTAAGAGTTTATGTCCTGTTTAAATTAAGTCACTCCATGGCATTTGGGAACCAACAAACCGACAACCCCACACTTGCCAAGGAAAGAAGACATGAGTCACGGAGCAGTTTAGGACCTCCCAGACAAGACTACCTGAAAGGTTTAATTGTTAATACTGATTTAAGTCTCCTTACTAAAAAGCACACACACTTCCCAAATTTTTATCTAATGTCCAGAAGCCATGGTTCCTTTGATCAAGGTGGGAGCAGTCTCCAAATCCTCAAGACCTCCTGCAAAGCTCTACAAAGAGCTGATTTGAGATCACTGGCACTTCTACAGTGAGGAGGTGGGATTTTCAAAGGGAACTTCACAATCTCTTTAACTATGAGCAAGAATGAAGCCAGAGGGTAGTATTAGCAATCCTTGAACACCCGTCTCACCACCCCAGTGACCAAGACCCTGTTCCTTCCCTTCAGGCAGGAACAGTATTTACAGATCTCCCTGTTCACACAGGACATCTGACCCAACTTCAGAAGAATGCATGACGAGTTCAAAGCAGGAGCAACAGATAAGTGCCAGAAACCCCTGGGATAGATGCAGTTAGTGTGCAGCTCACCTTGATTTCAGCACTCAGTGCCTCTGGAGCCTCTGCGTCTGCTCCTGCTTTTGTTCTGGCAGGCCTTGGGGAGAGCGGTCTGCATGGCTTGATCCCAGGGCCACAGCGAGAATATGCCCTCAGGAATTTCAGAGCCTCTGGATTTGGAGGTGGGGAGCTCTCCTGGGAAAGGCAAGAAAAGATCCACTAGCGGAGGGAGACTGGAGCAAAGAGAAACCCATCCAATAAAGTTTGGGTGGTCAACCACAAGCTCAACCACAAGCTTCCAGCAGGCACACTCTTTCTGCCATGACTTGGCAGAAGTTCTTGGGGGAAAGCAATCTGTACACAGCCAGCAAAGGCCAAACAGACTGCCTACAGCAACAAATCCGGACCTGGCAACTGAACTTTGTAaagaaacactaaaaaaaaaacccagggaaATATCTGCAGAAACACGCATTTGGATCACATGCATGCATAGCATTGACTGGAGAGTTCCTCTTTACTGACTAATCTGGTACGCATGAAAGGAGAGCAACACCAGATAACCCAACAAGAGATACCTACCAGAGCTAGGGACAATCTAAATGGATGGACAGTCCATACTGACAGTGATCATGACtccttaaaaaacagaaatcttCCTGTGAAAAGGGCATATGGCAGCGTGGAGTAAGCGTGCTGAAAGTTGAGAGATACATGCCAGTCTCCCTTGTTGGCAACACTAGAGAACTTGAACTCCCAGAGGAAGCCACCCCACCTCCATAAATCCAGAGCATGCCACAGAGCCCTGCTACAGCAAGCTTTAATGAAATGGCACAGGTAGGCATGAAGCTGACTGCTGAGATGCTGTTCTCAAGTGCTGCTCTTCTCAGCACCCCAAATCTGTGGTTATGCTACTCTAGGCAGAAAGAGAAGTGGAGAGTGAGGGAGTCTGGTAGTTTTGAGAGGGTGGAATTGCATCTGACAGGCATCTTCAAAGGCCATTGTTAGCACTGGCACAAGGTAACACTACTTGATGTTTAACAGCTGGTCTAGGGACTATCTCAGTCTTGCTGCAAGCAAACCCTGAAAATTGAAAGTTGACACTGTGGCAAGAGGGTGACCTTATGATAACGCAACTAGGGCACTGCTCTGCTCTTGGAAATGACAGGAATGGTACAGGGCAGCCTCCAGGTCTTTACAGGTACCCAAGGCCTCAGCTGCTCTCTCAGCTGAAGTGTGGTCCCCTCGAGGCAGCCTGTTGCCTGGCCCATTTAGCTTGGCAGACCTCAAGACTGAGGGTGGGATAGCACAGTCACATCAGTAGTTTTGGTGTAAGGACCAGGATATACGATGCCCTCAGCACTGGCTAGACTGATCATGCTCCAAAGATGATCAGTCTTGTTTCAACAGGAGCCAGGAGACCCAGAGCTCTCTGGTAAGTTAATGAGAAGCACCTTTACCTAGCGTGGTTGGTTTGAAGTCAGATAAGTCTGTGATCTTAGGAGTGTGCTAGCAGAGTGCAGCATGCCTCTTCTCCCTCCATGGGAGCACTGAGACTGCCAGAGCCCTTTTCAAGGCAGCTGCTACAATTAACAGCCTCAGGGACAgatgagagagaagaaaatccGTGTTAGACATCAAGACCTAACAGAATCAACTTAatctctgagcagcagctccacagaAGATGGAGATCCTTCAAAGGGAACACCCCAGCTCTAGAGAGCAACAGCAACAGTTAAAGCAATGTGAGTCAGCACCAGGGCCTCCTGCCACCTCTCTCTGGAGGAATCCGCAGAGCACAAGTAATGCACCACACAGAAACTGCCTGCACAGACACCACCCCctttccccaaaacaaaagaagaaattatctCAATCTTCCTCTAACCCAGAGGACTTGTCAAACAAGAGTGTAGGCTTGCGTTCCTAAAGCACACGTGGGTTTGCTCCTGTGTGTGGAAGGGTCATGGACATCAGAGAGATTGGTGGCACACTGGGAAGAAGAGACACAGCATTTGGAACCACTGGCTTGGAAAACATCCTGTCAATTTTTGCAGTTGTTATCAATACACATAATTTTAGTGTGAAAAGTTGGCCCAAGGGCCACAGACCAGAGGGAAGCAATGCAGAGATGAGGAGGAACTTGAAGGTTCCAACTCAGCAAGGGAGCACCAAGGGAAGGCTTGTGTTAGCGGCAGTGCTCGAGGCATCACCCAGCTTGCACCCACCATCTGCACTAGCAGCAGCTCTCTGTGTCACTCCTGTTGACACAGCTTGGTTGGCTGCAAAGACAGAACAGAGACCGAGACTGTGAAGGCTACCAGGGACTTGCAGAAGGACAAAGCCCTCTTCTGGCAGCCGACAATCCTGAGGCCGATGGGATCGCAGGATCTAACAGCCCTGCACTTCCCCTTCCTCAAGGAGCTTCTCCCATGCCCGGCTGAGCTGAAAGGGAGCCCCAAGGCCTGTCCTCCAGGAGGTCACTATGAAGAGGGTGGGCACTgcttgctgctgtgcagcaggaACCCACCCCATCCATAGGAGCCACAGTGCCTACTTCTGGACAAAAGAAGAGCCTAACTGAACACAGAGGTCACCTCGATGACAGGGGTCTCCCAGACCCAGGCTGATGACAATGGATCCACCCAAAGATAGTGATGGagctttccttccccctcccagtgggCCTTAACTTTACTTTCTGTACAAACAGGTACACCTCTTCCAAGGCAGCTGCTTTGGTGCATTGGGCAAAGCCGTCTGACAGAGGCACCATTTAAACACTGGGAACCCACCAGGGGAGAAAAAATTatccagagaaagaaacagaaagaagccaaaagcaaaccaaaacctTCACAAAGCCAGACACCTGCTCATTTCAGTAGCTGAGAAAGCCT
This genomic window from Haliaeetus albicilla chromosome 10, bHalAlb1.1, whole genome shotgun sequence contains:
- the ENKD1 gene encoding enkurin domain-containing protein 1 isoform X2, producing MCEGPSRISGPIPPDPTLFPNYYKRPFSARGRLEGNAQKLDFTSGPLDPVPNPYPALGSARQVQPGPRIRPSGKDFLEKGQKGTLGLLLQLEGISLDGGLPVKRKESKDHEKENVRRIKEIQKKCKEKERAQEHSQPKPVKALWKSQKYENVESKVKAKLQESSPPPNPEALKFLRAYSRCGPGIKPCRPLSPRPARTKAGADAEAPEALSAEIKMQVEGKSIDFIKHNARNAKRAPLRRSQSLQALAELLEQRHREQEEYNTNQKGHIPQYLLERKELWRRQMEERLRNLPDPDTPPGHTMMPEGQRLETLSNLKQSQEQLIKDLVMLPVRADTLSMQKRRIELERKLSQIEEAIKIFSRPKVFIKLDS
- the ENKD1 gene encoding enkurin domain-containing protein 1 isoform X1; this translates as MAQPCIREESHASSGGWFPWWRQSDSRMCEGPSRISGPIPPDPTLFPNYYKRPFSARGRLEGNAQKLDFTSGPLDPVPNPYPALGSARQVQPGPRIRPSGKDFLEKGQKGTLGLLLQLEGISLDGGLPVKRKESKDHEKENVRRIKEIQKKCKEKERAQEHSQPKPVKALWKSQKYENVESKVKAKLQESSPPPNPEALKFLRAYSRCGPGIKPCRPLSPRPARTKAGADAEAPEALSAEIKMQVEGKSIDFIKHNARNAKRAPLRRSQSLQALAELLEQRHREQEEYNTNQKGHIPQYLLERKELWRRQMEERLRNLPDPDTPPGHTMMPEGQRLETLSNLKQSQEQLIKDLVMLPVRADTLSMQKRRIELERKLSQIEEAIKIFSRPKVFIKLDS